In Synechococcus sp. CC9616, the following are encoded in one genomic region:
- a CDS encoding SDR family oxidoreductase has product MLSQLVNRCRPLPSGSRLLILGQGYSGKTVSQLFQSLGTPVLGTRRQANQGANDLCFDSDAGIAPSLSEIADVTHMLSCIPPTKDGHDPVLNQLQPLLRQLPLRWVGYLSTTGVYGDTGGQWVCESDTANPSQERSRRRLDCEQAWLQSGLPVQILRLPGIYGPRRSVITALQQGRARLMNKAGQVFCRVHVEDIAGASLHLMHCANAGQRPQIVNVCDDHPAPSSDLLRFAASLLRCPLPAEESFEDSHEGMSAMARSFWSENRRVSNRLLRQHLGYDLLHPDFHSGLQDCWQQDVSQVETFSDSQSAID; this is encoded by the coding sequence ATGCTGAGCCAACTTGTCAATCGCTGCCGGCCCCTTCCGTCAGGGTCTCGACTGCTCATCCTCGGCCAGGGATACAGCGGCAAAACCGTCTCTCAGCTGTTCCAAAGCCTGGGAACACCTGTTCTGGGAACGCGACGGCAAGCCAACCAAGGGGCGAATGATCTCTGTTTTGACAGTGACGCTGGCATCGCTCCAAGCCTCAGTGAGATCGCTGACGTCACCCATATGCTGAGCTGCATCCCTCCGACGAAGGACGGCCACGACCCTGTCCTCAACCAGCTGCAACCTCTGCTTCGGCAACTGCCTCTGCGCTGGGTGGGCTATCTGTCCACAACAGGTGTCTATGGAGACACCGGAGGCCAATGGGTCTGCGAGTCGGACACGGCCAATCCCAGCCAGGAACGCAGCCGACGTCGTCTGGATTGCGAACAGGCCTGGCTGCAGTCCGGACTGCCGGTTCAAATCCTGAGGTTGCCCGGCATCTACGGGCCTCGACGGTCCGTGATCACCGCGCTGCAGCAGGGGCGCGCACGGTTGATGAACAAGGCCGGTCAGGTGTTCTGCCGTGTTCATGTCGAGGACATCGCCGGAGCATCGCTGCATCTCATGCACTGCGCCAACGCCGGCCAACGCCCGCAGATCGTCAATGTCTGTGATGACCACCCTGCACCGAGCAGTGACCTGCTGCGCTTTGCAGCAAGCCTGCTGCGGTGTCCGCTCCCGGCTGAGGAATCATTTGAGGACAGCCATGAGGGCATGAGTGCCATGGCACGCTCGTTCTGGAGCGAGAATCGACGGGTCAGCAATCGATTGTTGCGTCAGCACCTCGGCTACGACCTGCTGCACCCTGATTTCCATTCCGGTCTTCAGGACTGTTGGCAACAGGACGTCAGTCAGGTGGAGACTTTTTCGGATTCCCAATCAGCTATTGATTGA
- a CDS encoding HNH endonuclease, whose protein sequence is MHNKDAVFLDELCPKLRVRRWRQSLHTFTGKSCIYCGKPSESIDHILPRCRGGLSVTENCVPACLSCNGHKSDSDVFEWYRRQRFYDPRRAMAIRAWMDGDLRLALRLLQWAEPDAKRQLAGERERPDDSGLSFQAA, encoded by the coding sequence ATGCATAACAAGGACGCAGTTTTTCTCGATGAACTCTGCCCCAAGTTGCGCGTTCGACGATGGAGACAATCTCTACATACATTTACTGGTAAAAGTTGTATTTATTGTGGCAAACCTTCCGAATCAATTGATCATATTTTGCCCCGCTGTCGCGGTGGTCTGAGTGTGACTGAAAATTGCGTGCCGGCCTGTCTGTCTTGCAACGGTCACAAGTCTGATTCGGACGTCTTCGAGTGGTACCGGAGACAGAGGTTTTACGACCCACGCCGGGCGATGGCCATTCGCGCCTGGATGGACGGCGACCTTCGTCTGGCACTGCGGCTGCTGCAGTGGGCAGAGCCCGACGCAAAACGGCAGCTAGCCGGCGAAAGGGAGCGACCGGATGATTCAGGCCTCAGCTTCCAGGCCGCCTGA
- the cbiD gene encoding cobalt-precorrin-5B (C(1))-methyltransferase CbiD has protein sequence MTLPVWVAAAAKAAVRALLQERFEPDQALWIPERTEPMVVPVVSSALLDAGRSALAISHCDPGEGLDLTRDLEIWVTARWRDTAEPPIALLGGAGIGRYAAGGELCVSSFARRLLQLNLESLLPAGRGVELEVVLPRGRELAERTSNAAFGVVDGLALIGLQAEVQRSAAPDQLDQVLDQVKRLATDHDFAGRLTLVIGENGLDLARQAGFEPRIKVGNWMGPVLVAAAEAGVQDLLLLGYHGKLVKLAGGIFHTHHHLADGRQEVLMALGLDADLTRPQLQQLRSAASVDGALSALESEDPAAATRLWDRLAEAVEQRSAVYVARYGRWSMRIGVALFDRSRQLRRWGPTAAERFFTLKD, from the coding sequence CTGACCTTGCCGGTCTGGGTGGCTGCGGCAGCCAAGGCCGCAGTCCGCGCCTTGCTGCAGGAACGCTTTGAGCCGGATCAGGCGTTGTGGATCCCTGAACGGACGGAGCCCATGGTTGTGCCCGTGGTGTCGTCAGCGCTTCTGGATGCTGGCCGGTCGGCTTTGGCGATCAGTCATTGCGATCCAGGGGAAGGCCTCGATCTCACAAGAGATCTGGAGATCTGGGTGACGGCGCGTTGGCGAGACACTGCTGAGCCTCCGATTGCACTGCTCGGCGGTGCGGGGATCGGGCGGTATGCCGCTGGAGGGGAGCTCTGCGTCTCGTCCTTTGCTCGCCGGCTGTTGCAGCTCAATCTTGAGTCCTTGTTGCCCGCAGGTCGCGGCGTGGAACTTGAGGTGGTCTTGCCGCGGGGGCGTGAGCTTGCCGAGCGCACCAGCAATGCCGCTTTTGGTGTTGTCGATGGTTTGGCATTGATCGGTTTACAGGCGGAGGTCCAGCGCAGTGCAGCACCTGATCAGCTGGATCAGGTGCTGGATCAGGTCAAACGCCTTGCGACCGATCACGATTTCGCAGGTCGATTGACGTTGGTAATTGGTGAGAACGGTCTCGATCTGGCGCGGCAAGCGGGTTTCGAGCCTCGGATCAAGGTGGGGAACTGGATGGGGCCTGTTCTCGTCGCGGCTGCCGAAGCTGGGGTGCAGGACCTGCTGTTGTTGGGCTACCACGGCAAGTTGGTGAAACTGGCGGGCGGCATTTTTCACACCCATCACCACCTGGCTGACGGCCGCCAGGAGGTGCTGATGGCTCTGGGACTGGATGCTGATCTCACGAGGCCGCAGTTGCAACAGCTGCGCTCCGCAGCGTCCGTCGACGGTGCTTTATCCGCTCTGGAGTCCGAGGATCCGGCGGCGGCCACTCGTTTGTGGGATCGGCTTGCCGAGGCCGTCGAGCAGCGCAGTGCTGTCTATGTCGCTCGCTACGGCCGCTGGTCCATGCGCATTGGGGTTGCTCTGTTCGATCGCAGTCGCCAGCTGCGCCGTTGGGGCCCAACGGCGGCGGAACGCTTCTTTACGCTGAAGGATTGA
- a CDS encoding DUF6554 family protein → MLRSGQSLAVCTLGLIGALVGALPQAVAAETTETKGAKIYCFMRSSGNDHSVSWNASYAVIKRQGNGMFKTSPEHASVMITEAVVKDPGNFPDCGQYLGDLFGAGSRKGTTQSYSSMAPNATAINGFDDQDDDRYSY, encoded by the coding sequence ATGTTGCGCTCCGGTCAATCCCTGGCTGTCTGCACCCTGGGCCTGATTGGGGCCCTTGTCGGCGCCCTGCCGCAAGCCGTGGCGGCGGAGACCACAGAAACGAAAGGGGCCAAGATTTATTGCTTCATGCGATCCAGCGGCAACGATCACAGCGTCAGCTGGAATGCCTCCTACGCCGTGATCAAACGACAGGGGAACGGCATGTTCAAAACCTCTCCTGAACATGCTTCTGTGATGATCACCGAAGCTGTGGTGAAGGATCCTGGCAATTTCCCAGATTGCGGTCAGTACCTCGGCGATCTCTTCGGAGCTGGAAGCCGCAAAGGAACCACGCAGAGCTACAGCAGCATGGCTCCAAACGCCACGGCCATCAACGGTTTCGACGATCAGGACGACGATCGTTACAGCTACTGA
- the mrdA gene encoding penicillin-binding protein 2 codes for MSISGSQGRAAQRQTGLQQQPLVLLLLVLLFCGAMGARLVWMQLLEHNRFRELADENRIRLVPRSPIRGRLLDRKGRVLASSKLTYTLYLEPRLVSDQDWPALRDRLASLLNLKSEQLDARRGRGLDRDGYRTTLALDLKPEQVLRFREQSASLPGAQVDVDILRYYPNGTLAAHAIGYTSPVTDEEYKTLAEKGYKIRDRIGRIGVEAAYESHLRGQWGGQMLEVNAMGEVQRNLGDRPSVPGKDLILTLDLDLQRVAEQALADKPGGAIVALDPSDGSILALASKPTFDPNFFSKLITTQKEYDALFKSPKKPLFSRAMNAYDPGSTWKPITAMAGMESGKFPPETKLHTTACITYGGHCFPDHNGAGFGHIGYADALRFSSNTFFYQVGVGVGSMELKKAATQLGFMQKTGIEIGWEESIGLVGDEQWAAEGRGGWAKPGSMPWIPEDMASASIGQSVVQITPLQLARSYAVFANGGWLVTPHFAKSDKDWRLPPYKTKVSMKPSTLKTIREGLRKVVSEGTGAALNGPEIPPAAGKTGTAEDSTGGPDHAWFGCYAPYPNGEIVVVAFAQNTPGGGSVHALPMAKKVLAEWEKVRKR; via the coding sequence ATGTCCATCTCTGGCTCTCAGGGCCGTGCTGCCCAGCGTCAGACCGGGCTGCAGCAGCAACCGCTGGTGCTTCTGCTTCTGGTGCTTCTGTTCTGCGGCGCGATGGGGGCCCGGCTTGTCTGGATGCAGCTTCTGGAGCACAACCGCTTCCGTGAGCTCGCCGATGAGAACCGGATTCGCTTGGTCCCGCGTTCGCCGATCCGTGGTCGCTTGCTGGATCGCAAGGGTCGGGTTCTCGCCTCCAGCAAGCTCACTTACACCCTGTATCTCGAACCGCGTCTGGTCAGCGACCAGGACTGGCCCGCTTTGCGCGATCGTTTGGCATCCCTGCTCAACCTCAAGTCCGAGCAACTCGACGCCCGCCGCGGCCGCGGCTTGGATCGTGATGGCTATCGCACCACCCTGGCGCTCGATCTGAAGCCTGAGCAGGTTCTGCGTTTCCGGGAGCAGAGCGCATCCCTGCCGGGTGCCCAGGTGGACGTGGACATCCTTCGCTATTACCCCAACGGCACCCTGGCGGCCCATGCCATCGGTTACACCTCGCCTGTCACCGACGAGGAGTACAAAACCCTGGCGGAGAAGGGATACAAGATCCGTGACCGGATCGGTCGCATTGGGGTCGAAGCGGCCTACGAGAGTCACCTGCGGGGTCAGTGGGGTGGCCAGATGCTGGAAGTGAATGCGATGGGCGAGGTGCAGCGGAACCTCGGCGATCGCCCATCCGTGCCCGGTAAGGACCTGATCTTGACGCTCGATCTGGATCTGCAGCGGGTGGCTGAGCAGGCCCTGGCCGATAAACCTGGAGGAGCGATCGTCGCTCTGGATCCCAGCGACGGCAGCATCCTGGCGCTGGCCAGCAAGCCCACGTTTGATCCCAACTTCTTCTCCAAGCTGATCACCACGCAGAAGGAGTACGACGCTCTCTTCAAGTCGCCCAAGAAGCCTCTGTTCAGCCGAGCGATGAATGCCTACGACCCGGGCAGCACCTGGAAGCCGATCACGGCGATGGCGGGTATGGAGTCCGGCAAATTCCCGCCAGAGACGAAGTTGCACACCACGGCCTGCATCACCTACGGCGGTCACTGCTTCCCCGATCACAACGGTGCCGGTTTTGGGCATATCGGCTATGCCGATGCTCTGCGTTTTTCCAGCAACACGTTCTTCTACCAGGTGGGCGTTGGGGTGGGATCCATGGAGCTGAAGAAGGCGGCGACTCAGCTCGGTTTCATGCAGAAGACCGGTATTGAGATCGGTTGGGAGGAGAGCATCGGTCTGGTGGGTGATGAGCAATGGGCAGCCGAAGGCCGCGGCGGCTGGGCGAAGCCAGGATCCATGCCCTGGATTCCCGAGGACATGGCCAGTGCCTCGATTGGACAATCCGTTGTTCAGATCACTCCATTGCAACTGGCACGCTCCTATGCGGTGTTTGCCAACGGCGGTTGGCTGGTAACACCGCACTTCGCCAAGTCAGACAAGGATTGGCGATTGCCGCCTTACAAAACCAAGGTGTCCATGAAGCCGTCCACGTTGAAGACCATTCGCGAGGGTCTGCGCAAGGTGGTCTCTGAAGGGACTGGAGCAGCTCTCAATGGCCCTGAGATTCCCCCTGCTGCCGGCAAGACCGGCACCGCTGAGGACAGCACGGGTGGCCCCGACCATGCCTGGTTCGGCTGTTATGCCCCCTATCCCAACGGTGAGATCGTGGTGGTTGCTTTTGCCCAGAACACTCCAGGTGGAGGCTCTGTTCATGCGCTTCCGATGGCGAAGAAAGTGCTGGCGGAGTGGGAAAAAGTCCGCAAGCGTTGA
- a CDS encoding alanine--glyoxylate aminotransferase family protein produces the protein MQDKLTLMIPGPTPVPESVLKAMGRHPIGHRSGDFQAVVQRTTEQLKWLHQTDGDVLVITGSGTAAMEAGIINTLSRGDKVLCGDNGKFGERWVKVARAFGLDVEVISAEWGQPLNPEAFRDALTADTNKAIRAVILTHSETSTGVINDLETISGYVRAHGTAITIADCVTSLGATDVPMDAWGVDVVASGSQKGYMLPPGLSFVAMGERAWQAYERSDLPKFYLDLGPYRKTAAKNSNPFTPAVNLYLGLEVALEMMQQEGLEAIFARHSRHRAATQAGMKAMGLPLFAAEGFGSPAITAVAPEGVDAEQLRQEVKKRFDILLAGGQDHLKGKVFRIGHLGFVCDRDVITAIAAIETTLQSLGLHKGTMGSGVAAAADALG, from the coding sequence ATGCAGGACAAACTCACCCTGATGATTCCGGGGCCGACCCCGGTGCCGGAATCAGTGTTGAAAGCGATGGGACGGCATCCCATCGGCCACCGCAGCGGTGACTTTCAAGCGGTGGTTCAACGAACCACGGAGCAACTGAAGTGGTTGCATCAAACCGACGGCGACGTGCTGGTGATCACCGGCAGCGGCACCGCCGCGATGGAAGCGGGAATCATCAACACGCTCAGCCGTGGCGACAAGGTGCTCTGCGGCGACAACGGCAAATTCGGAGAACGCTGGGTGAAGGTGGCCAGAGCCTTCGGTCTCGACGTGGAGGTGATCTCAGCGGAATGGGGACAACCGCTGAACCCGGAGGCCTTCCGTGATGCCCTGACCGCCGACACCAACAAGGCGATCCGAGCCGTGATCTTGACGCACTCGGAAACATCAACCGGCGTGATCAATGATCTGGAAACGATCAGCGGCTACGTCAGAGCCCATGGCACCGCTATCACCATCGCTGACTGTGTAACGAGCCTGGGGGCAACGGATGTCCCCATGGATGCCTGGGGGGTCGATGTGGTGGCCTCCGGTTCTCAGAAGGGCTACATGCTTCCGCCTGGCCTGAGCTTTGTTGCCATGGGTGAACGAGCCTGGCAGGCCTATGAACGCTCAGATTTACCGAAGTTCTATCTCGATCTTGGGCCATATCGAAAAACGGCCGCCAAGAACAGCAATCCGTTCACACCGGCAGTGAACCTTTATTTGGGACTGGAAGTAGCCCTCGAGATGATGCAGCAGGAAGGGCTTGAAGCCATCTTTGCTCGTCATTCACGCCATCGTGCTGCCACGCAGGCGGGGATGAAAGCGATGGGTCTTCCTCTTTTCGCAGCGGAAGGATTTGGCAGTCCGGCGATCACCGCTGTGGCCCCTGAGGGCGTCGATGCGGAACAACTGCGGCAGGAAGTGAAGAAGAGATTCGATATTCTTCTGGCAGGAGGCCAGGATCACCTCAAAGGAAAAGTGTTCCGGATCGGTCATCTGGGATTTGTCTGCGATCGAGATGTGATAACTGCCATCGCAGCCATCGAAACCACGCTTCAATCACTTGGATTGCATAAGGGCACGATGGGTTCAGGTGTTGCTGCAGCTGCCGACGCTCTTGGCTAA
- the pdxA gene encoding 4-hydroxythreonine-4-phosphate dehydrogenase PdxA, with protein sequence MPASPDANQRLVIALGDPAGIGMEVILKALGSEALPDQLQPLLVGCRRSLTKVHQQLLSLGCTEIADPDQLQIEDQPLEQTINAGEASEISGAAGFHWLTRAVECLSDPGARGLVTAPIAKHLWHAAGYHYPGQTERLTELAGQSRSSMLFTAVSPHTGWRLNTLLATTHLPLQQVPMALTPELIRHKLSVLLSFCRRFKPQPHLAVAGLNPHAGESGQLGHEESSWLEPLLDAWRCEHPELRVDGPQPPDSCWLGAAQAWNQPDHSGPDGILALYHDQGLIPVKLLAFDAAVNTTLELPFLRTSPDHGTGFDIAGRGIARPDSMIAAIQAAWDLTEGQAGRTRINT encoded by the coding sequence ATGCCCGCCTCCCCTGACGCTAACCAACGACTGGTGATCGCCCTCGGGGATCCCGCGGGGATCGGCATGGAGGTCATCCTCAAAGCGCTGGGCTCAGAGGCACTGCCCGATCAACTCCAACCACTGCTGGTGGGCTGTCGACGCAGCCTGACCAAGGTTCATCAACAGTTGCTCTCCCTGGGCTGCACTGAGATTGCTGATCCAGATCAGCTGCAGATCGAGGATCAACCGCTTGAGCAGACCATCAATGCGGGCGAGGCGAGTGAGATCAGTGGCGCCGCAGGATTCCACTGGCTCACACGGGCCGTGGAGTGCCTCAGCGATCCCGGAGCACGGGGCCTGGTCACGGCGCCGATCGCAAAACATCTCTGGCACGCTGCTGGCTATCACTACCCAGGCCAGACGGAACGGCTGACCGAGCTGGCAGGACAGTCGCGCAGTTCGATGTTGTTCACAGCTGTCTCGCCCCACACCGGCTGGCGACTGAACACCCTGCTGGCCACCACGCATCTGCCGTTGCAGCAGGTGCCCATGGCGCTCACGCCTGAGCTGATCCGGCACAAACTGTCGGTGCTCCTGAGTTTCTGCCGTCGCTTCAAGCCCCAGCCCCATCTCGCTGTCGCCGGTCTCAACCCCCACGCCGGTGAATCAGGGCAGTTGGGCCATGAGGAATCCAGCTGGCTCGAACCCCTGCTCGATGCGTGGCGTTGCGAGCATCCGGAGCTACGTGTTGACGGTCCGCAACCACCCGACAGCTGCTGGCTTGGGGCTGCCCAGGCCTGGAACCAACCAGATCACTCAGGACCGGATGGAATCCTGGCCCTTTATCACGACCAGGGCTTGATCCCGGTGAAACTTCTGGCCTTCGACGCCGCAGTCAACACAACCCTGGAATTGCCATTCCTGAGAACGTCCCCCGATCACGGGACGGGGTTTGATATCGCTGGCAGGGGTATCGCGCGACCAGACAGCATGATCGCCGCCATCCAGGCAGCCTGGGATCTGACGGAAGGTCAGGCAGGGCGCACCCGCATCAACACCTGA
- the guaA gene encoding glutamine-hydrolyzing GMP synthase, producing MSQPSFDGQRQPAIVILDFGSQYSELIARRVRETEVFSVVLGYSTSADELRALAPKGLILSGGPSSVYADGAPLCDPAIWELGIPVLGVCYGMQLMVQQLGGVVEAATGKAEYGKAPLEVDDPTDLLTNVDSGSTMWMSHGDSVKALPQGFVRLAHTANTPEAAVAHLERRLYGVQFHPEVVHSTCGMALIRNFVYHICRCEPDWTTSAFIDEAVAQVRQQVGDKRVLLALSGGVDSSTLAFLLKKAIGDQLTCMFIDQGFMRKGEPEFLMDFFDRKFNIHVEYINARQRFIGKLKDITDPEQKRKIIGTEFIRVFEEESRRLGPFDYLAQGTLYPDVIESAGTNVDPKTGERVAVKIKSHHNVGGLPKDLQFKLVEPLRKLFKDEVRRVGRALGLPEEIVRRHPFPGPGLAIRILGEVTDEKLNCLRDADLIVREEIREAGLYHDIWQAFAVLLPVRSVGVMGDKRTYAWPVVLRCVSSEDGMTADWSRLPYDLMETISNRIVNEVKGVNRVVLDITSKPPGTIEWE from the coding sequence ATGTCCCAGCCTTCTTTCGACGGTCAGCGGCAGCCGGCCATCGTCATTCTGGATTTCGGATCCCAGTATTCCGAGCTGATTGCAAGGCGTGTGCGGGAAACCGAGGTGTTTTCGGTGGTGCTGGGATACAGCACGTCGGCTGATGAATTGCGGGCCCTGGCGCCCAAGGGACTCATCCTGAGTGGGGGTCCCAGTTCGGTGTATGCCGATGGAGCACCTCTTTGCGATCCGGCGATCTGGGAGCTCGGCATTCCCGTGCTCGGGGTCTGTTACGGCATGCAGCTGATGGTGCAGCAGCTCGGTGGCGTGGTGGAGGCCGCCACCGGCAAGGCCGAATACGGCAAAGCGCCGCTTGAGGTAGATGACCCCACCGATCTGCTCACCAATGTGGACTCCGGCTCCACGATGTGGATGAGCCACGGCGACTCGGTGAAAGCTCTGCCCCAGGGCTTTGTACGGCTGGCTCACACGGCGAATACGCCAGAGGCCGCCGTGGCGCACTTGGAGCGACGTTTGTATGGCGTGCAGTTTCACCCGGAGGTGGTGCATTCCACTTGTGGGATGGCTCTGATCCGGAACTTCGTTTATCACATCTGCCGTTGCGAGCCGGACTGGACCACTTCGGCATTTATTGATGAGGCAGTGGCTCAGGTTCGCCAGCAGGTTGGCGACAAAAGAGTGTTGCTGGCTCTTTCAGGCGGGGTCGATTCATCCACCCTGGCCTTTCTGCTGAAGAAGGCCATCGGTGATCAGCTCACCTGCATGTTCATCGACCAGGGCTTCATGCGCAAAGGGGAGCCTGAATTCCTGATGGATTTCTTTGATCGCAAATTCAATATCCATGTGGAATACATCAATGCCCGGCAGCGCTTCATCGGCAAGCTCAAGGACATCACGGATCCGGAGCAGAAGCGCAAGATCATCGGCACCGAATTCATCCGCGTCTTCGAGGAGGAGAGCAGGCGACTCGGTCCGTTCGATTACCTGGCGCAGGGGACGCTGTATCCCGATGTGATCGAGAGCGCTGGTACCAATGTCGACCCCAAGACCGGTGAACGGGTGGCTGTGAAGATCAAAAGCCACCACAACGTGGGGGGGCTTCCCAAGGATCTTCAGTTCAAGCTGGTGGAACCGCTGCGCAAGTTGTTCAAGGATGAGGTGCGCCGGGTTGGGCGCGCCCTGGGTCTGCCCGAGGAGATTGTGCGTCGCCATCCCTTCCCGGGGCCCGGCCTGGCGATCCGGATTCTGGGTGAGGTCACCGACGAGAAGCTCAATTGCTTGCGCGATGCCGATCTGATCGTTCGCGAAGAGATTCGTGAGGCTGGGTTGTATCACGACATCTGGCAGGCCTTCGCGGTGCTGTTGCCTGTGCGATCAGTTGGTGTGATGGGAGATAAGCGCACCTATGCCTGGCCGGTGGTGCTGCGTTGCGTGTCCAGTGAAGACGGAATGACGGCGGACTGGTCACGTCTTCCTTACGACCTGATGGAAACCATCTCCAACCGGATCGTGAATGAGGTGAAGGGGGTGAATCGTGTGGTGCTGGACATCACCAGCAAACCTCCCGGCACGATTGAGTGGGAATAG
- a CDS encoding DEAD/DEAH box helicase has product MVRVVSPFDAVTQAQLRRVRPRGCWRGQRKGWEFPMASVDALQSALGTRFHIRDDLKQWMAWSHQPLPPLPPHRELIAAADLEEPLEDGRRPLAHQRSGARWLLARRGAVLADEMGLGKTLTALLAARALARCASLRILVVAPVGLHAHWQREADAVAQVVELVSWARLPTELPEAGTVLLVDEAHFAQTLQAQRTEALLRLARHPRLRAIWMLTGTPMKNGRPKQLFPLLAAIDHPIARDQQRFEEQYCQGHWSERQGRYRQWQADGASQLDELRQLTRPLILHRRKQKVIGLPPKQRRHIPIALAQAELIGFDHRVDLVVEDYRYRVRKGQVRSDAESLAVLTSLRRIAAEFKLPAVRTLVDELRFSGEAVVLFSGFVDPLMLLHQQIGGELLTGRQRPSERQQAVDRFQCGDSDLLLATYGTGGLGFTLHRARHVVLLERPWTPGDVEQAEDRCHRLGMTGDLICHWMQLGPADQLVDGLVASKAQQIEILLGPRRLAVARQPLASMVRSCLQVA; this is encoded by the coding sequence ATGGTCAGAGTGGTGAGTCCGTTCGACGCGGTGACGCAGGCACAGTTGCGTCGGGTGAGGCCCAGAGGATGTTGGCGCGGACAACGCAAGGGTTGGGAGTTCCCGATGGCGTCAGTGGATGCCTTGCAGTCGGCCCTGGGCACGCGTTTCCACATTCGTGACGACTTAAAGCAGTGGATGGCCTGGAGCCATCAACCGCTTCCGCCTCTGCCTCCCCACCGTGAGCTGATTGCCGCTGCCGATCTGGAGGAACCCCTTGAGGATGGGCGGCGGCCTCTGGCACATCAACGATCCGGCGCGCGTTGGTTGCTGGCGCGGCGCGGTGCTGTTCTTGCCGATGAGATGGGACTTGGCAAGACCCTCACGGCTCTGTTGGCCGCCAGGGCCCTAGCCCGTTGTGCGTCCCTGAGGATCCTGGTGGTGGCCCCTGTGGGTCTGCATGCCCACTGGCAACGCGAGGCGGATGCAGTGGCGCAGGTTGTGGAGCTGGTCAGCTGGGCACGACTTCCCACCGAGCTTCCCGAGGCCGGCACGGTGTTGTTGGTGGATGAGGCTCATTTCGCCCAGACCTTGCAGGCGCAACGCACGGAAGCATTGCTTCGGCTCGCCCGTCACCCGCGCCTGCGAGCGATCTGGATGCTGACCGGTACGCCAATGAAGAACGGTCGGCCGAAGCAGCTGTTTCCTTTGTTGGCGGCCATCGATCATCCAATCGCGCGTGATCAGCAGCGCTTTGAGGAGCAGTACTGCCAGGGTCATTGGAGTGAGCGGCAAGGTCGTTATCGCCAGTGGCAGGCCGATGGAGCCAGTCAGCTGGATGAGCTTCGTCAGCTGACTCGGCCGTTGATTCTCCATCGCCGTAAGCAGAAGGTGATTGGGCTGCCTCCCAAGCAACGTCGGCACATCCCGATTGCGCTGGCCCAAGCTGAATTAATCGGTTTCGACCATCGCGTCGATCTTGTGGTGGAGGACTATCGATACAGGGTGCGAAAGGGACAGGTCCGATCTGACGCTGAATCACTGGCAGTGCTCACGTCGCTGCGTCGGATTGCTGCTGAGTTCAAGTTGCCTGCCGTTCGGACCCTTGTGGACGAGCTTCGATTCAGTGGTGAGGCTGTCGTTTTGTTCAGCGGTTTTGTTGACCCATTGATGCTGCTGCATCAGCAGATTGGAGGGGAGCTCTTAACCGGTCGCCAGCGCCCATCTGAACGTCAGCAGGCTGTTGACCGATTTCAATGCGGCGATAGCGATCTGCTGCTCGCGACCTATGGGACCGGTGGACTCGGCTTCACCCTGCATCGGGCCCGCCATGTTGTGTTGCTCGAACGTCCCTGGACACCGGGGGACGTTGAACAGGCCGAGGATCGCTGCCATCGCCTTGGAATGACGGGGGATCTGATCTGCCATTGGATGCAGCTTGGACCCGCTGATCAGTTGGTGGATGGACTGGTGGCCAGCAAGGCTCAGCAGATCGAAATTCTGTTGGGTCCTCGACGATTGGCAGTGGCCCGTCAGCCGCTGGCGTCCATGGTTCGAAGCTGTTTGCAGGTGGCCTGA
- a CDS encoding AbrB family transcriptional regulator, giving the protein MPPLATLCLYLLAGTTLGLLALLSGIPAAPLAGALLGAGLVSMSGKVELADWPSGTRTALEIGIGTVIGTGLTRASLDQLQALWRPALLITLTLVLTGVVVGLWSSRLLGIDPVVALLGAAPGGISGMSLVGAEFGVGAAVAALHAVRLITVLLVLPLVVRLLTPFGLNGQ; this is encoded by the coding sequence ATGCCCCCTCTGGCAACGCTGTGCCTGTATCTCCTGGCAGGCACGACACTCGGACTGCTGGCACTCCTCAGCGGAATTCCTGCAGCACCACTGGCAGGTGCCTTGCTTGGAGCCGGCTTGGTCAGCATGAGTGGAAAGGTGGAACTCGCCGACTGGCCGAGCGGCACTCGAACAGCTCTGGAAATCGGCATTGGGACTGTGATTGGCACCGGTTTGACACGGGCCTCCTTGGATCAACTGCAGGCCCTCTGGCGGCCGGCGCTGCTGATCACACTCACACTCGTACTCACAGGCGTGGTTGTCGGTTTATGGAGCAGCAGACTTCTCGGCATTGATCCCGTCGTGGCGTTGCTCGGTGCAGCACCGGGCGGCATCAGCGGAATGAGCTTGGTCGGAGCGGAATTCGGCGTCGGCGCAGCTGTCGCCGCTCTGCACGCCGTCCGTCTGATCACAGTGTTGCTCGTGCTGCCACTGGTTGTGAGGCTGCTCACACCATTTGGTCTCAACGGACAGTAA